A stretch of Janibacter endophyticus DNA encodes these proteins:
- a CDS encoding Hsp20/alpha crystallin family protein, producing MLMRTDPFRDLDRLTQQLVRGNGTLAHPAAMPMDAWREGDTFVVEFDLPGIAPDKIELDVERNVVTVGAQRPPRSESQEMLAAERARGTFSRQLVLGDNLDTERIQASYDAGVLTLRIPVAEQAKPRKIQISTAEGGRQQINA from the coding sequence TTGCTGATGCGCACTGACCCGTTCCGCGATCTCGACCGTCTCACCCAGCAGCTGGTGCGAGGCAACGGCACCTTGGCCCATCCGGCCGCGATGCCGATGGACGCATGGCGCGAGGGGGACACCTTCGTGGTGGAGTTCGACCTTCCCGGCATCGCGCCGGACAAGATCGAGCTCGATGTTGAGCGCAATGTCGTGACCGTCGGCGCGCAGCGACCGCCGCGCAGCGAGTCCCAGGAGATGCTCGCCGCCGAGCGGGCCCGCGGCACCTTCAGCCGTCAGCTCGTGCTGGGGGACAACCTGGACACCGAGCGGATCCAGGCCAGCTATGACGCGGGGGTGCTCACCCTGCGGATCCCGGTGGCCGAGCAGGCCAAGCCGCGCAAGATCCAGATCAGCACCGCAGAAGGCGGGCGGCAGCAGATCAACGCCTGA